The stretch of DNA CCCACTTTACGGCGCACCACGGACCTCTGAAGCTCTGCGCCGTGCTGGTGGGCAGTGATGATGCCGGCCGGGTCTACGCCACTTCACAGCGTAAGCTCAGCGTCAAGGTGGGCGTGCAGTATGAGCTGGTCGAATTGCCCGACGGTACGACCCAGGCCGAGCTGCTGCGCACTCTTGAGCGCCTGAATACCGACCCCACGGTCACCGGCATCATCCTGCAATTGCCATTGCCAGCGCACATTGACACGGCCGTCGCCCAGTACCACATCGATCCGTACAAGGACGTTGAGGGGGTCAACCCGGCCAACATCGGGCTGCTCTTCTACGGTGAACCGATCATTGCGCCGTGTACGGCCCTTGCCGTGACGGAGCTGGTCGACCGCAGCGGTATCGAGGTGCGCGGCGCCAACGCAGTGGTCGTGGGACAGAGCCGGATTGTCGGCCGGCCGGTCACCATGTTCCTGCTGAGTCGTATGGCGACGGTGACCGGCTGCCACATCGCGACGCGGGACCTCGCGGCGCATACCCGGGCGGCGGATATCCTGGTGGTGGCCGTGGGCAAGCCACGGCTGATCAGGGCAGAGCACGTGAAACCGGGGGCTGTCGTGATCGACGTCGGAATCAACCGTGTAACGGAGCGCGGCCCGGAAGGGCGCGACGTGCGGCGGACCGTGGGCGATGTGGACTTCGACTC from Phycisphaerales bacterium encodes:
- a CDS encoding bifunctional 5,10-methylenetetrahydrofolate dehydrogenase/5,10-methenyltetrahydrofolate cyclohydrolase is translated as MVAELLDGAAYAAEIRTDVTRGVAHFTAHHGPLKLCAVLVGSDDAGRVYATSQRKLSVKVGVQYELVELPDGTTQAELLRTLERLNTDPTVTGIILQLPLPAHIDTAVAQYHIDPYKDVEGVNPANIGLLFYGEPIIAPCTALAVTELVDRSGIEVRGANAVVVGQSRIVGRPVTMFLLSRMATVTGCHIATRDLAAHTRAADILVVAVGKPRLIRAEHVKPGAVVIDVGINRVTERGPEGRDVRRTVGDVDFDSVAPVAGHLTPVPGGVGPMTVAMLLRNTLEAARKQLERKL